The Theileria parva strain Muguga chromosome 1, complete sequence, whole genome shotgun sequence DNA window GTTTAAGCTCTCCGCGCACTTGTTTGTTCTTCTGTGGTCTACTGCGACTCCTACACTTCTGGCCACCTTCTTACCCAAGCCAGCAACCTTTAACTCTTGTAGGGTAAATCCACGTCCAAACCTAAGCTTATAGTTGTAACGCCTGCTGGGCATGTGAACTAGAGGTCTTAGATATCCAGTGGGTGTTAGCCCTGACGCAGCTGCCTTCCTCTGACGAGCAAGCCTTCTTCTTTTCTTTTTACCGGCCTGGTTCAAAACGGGCTTCACAAAGCGGTGACTACATTTCACCCTGTGAACATCCGATAACATATTATTGTGCTTCACCATCTGGAAattgatatatttttattttaactcaCCTtgatataaaatgtattatacAATCAAAAATGTTCAAcctataaataataatcagACAAAACAACAATAGAatgattaataaaaatgtaaaatttgattaaaaaagaaaaaaagagtatttttatcaagATAAAACCGTGGAAGGCTGAATAAGTAGATCGGGCTTGGATATCCACTTACCGATAaatcaataataaaaccgaaataataatataaaattatattaaagagagtatataaatatatacaggtgtttatttattctaCTGATTTTTGTTCAATCCATTGTGTTATGATAGAGATGGGGCTTTAGCTTTTATGGAAATACTCAGTAATTATTtccaattaatttttaacaccaTATATACacttatattttttataattaaatcatATTAATCAAAggtattgattttaaaccTTATCCTATAAACTAGTTAGATTCTTTTGTCTATACcctattaattttattttctttcCTTTGGTCCTTACTTACATTATATTGTTATAAatctttaatttattactttggatctaatttaatattttaggaTGGTATCGACTTCATCTAAGAACCAGAAGGTTCAAACATTCGGACGCAAGAAGCGCGCTGTATGTGTCGCTTTATGTACCAGCGGCACTGGAGTGGTCCGTGTAAATGGAAGGCCTTTGGATTTATTAGAGCCGGTTACTCTACGCACAAAGGCTCTTGAGTCTCTTTATATAGTTGGTAAGAAGCGCTTGAGCAAGTTGGATCTGAGGCTCCGTGTTCGTGGTGGTGGTTTTACATCTCAGGTTTACGCAATCAGGCAGGCTATGTCCAAGGCTGTTGTCGCCTATTATCAGAAGTATGTTGATGAGGCCTCAAAGAAGAAGTTGGTGGACGAGCTCGTCAGCTACGACCGTTCACTCTTGATCGCTGATTCTCGCCGCTGCGAACCAAAGAAATTCGGAGGTCCTGGCGCTCGTGCACGTTACCAGAAATCTTATCGTTAATCTCTTTATAAATTGTCTAATATATATGTACAtagaatttataatatatttagcGTATTAAAGAGCGTTGGCTCCTGAGATGATTTCTATTAGTTCCAGGGTGATCTTGGACTGTCGGGCTCTGTTATACTTTAGAGTTAGTTTACTCAGCATGTCTGTGGCGTTTGAGGATGCGTTGTCCATGGCTGACATTCTGGCAGATTGCTCTGATGCAAGAGAGTCAAGCATACAGCCATAGATACAGGAGGTCAAATAGAACTCGTAAAAATCAGGATAAAATTTCCCTATATCCGGCTCAGTCTCAAACACGTTTAATTCTCGTTTATTCATCTAAAAATCgttaaatcaaataaacCAACCAGAGAGTATTGTTTCCAAGTTAACACATCCAGCACTTTAGTTTCGTAGCTTATTACTGATTTGAAatgattataaataattttaatattgtCATGGTTCCCCTAAAACATCAATTAACTGAGAAAACGTACGTTACGAAGAAGCTCTGCAATGTACGCTGCTTTTGCATAGTTAAATGGCGTCTTGGTAAGCTCAGTGAATACGTTTTTGAACATTTTTTGATAGTTTCTCTGAAGGGCGCTTCTCGCCTTCTCTCCGataatatataaagaaTACGCTGACGACTGTGAGTCAACGTTTTGAAGCAAATTACGTGTAGCCTTGGCGACTGAAGAGTTAATGCCACCACACAAACCCTTatctaaataaaatttatgaatgTATAAATGCGTAGGTTACCTGAGGCCATTATTACCAGGGCTGTGTCCTTATGGCCCGTTTCTGTAGTTGAGATTGGAAGTAAGTTCAACACATCCTAAGAAAGTGTAAAGAACAAAAATGGgcaaatattaaacaaacTTGTGAAGGTTGAGAAAAAGGGCGTCCTATTTCAAGTCTTCTCTGATCGGCTCTAAGCTTTGAGGCTGCAACCATCTTCATTGCCTTAGTAATCTACAGCCAAATTAACAgtttagttaaattaaccTTCTGAATTGACTTCACAGATTTAATCCTTGCGGCAACTGCCTGGATGTCACCGCTTCCAAAATTACGGGTCTGTATACAGTTTAAGTCATTAAGGCCAAGTTTGTTATAGCTGAAACAGGTGTTAGAAATTGGCCTAAATGTGGAAAGCCCCTTAGAAAAGTAAGACATATTTGAGCAAACAAAATGAAAAGATGAAAAAATTTGTTACAAATGAAGCCGCAagaaaaatttaaaatggaATCCAATATATTCTGGAGAGACAAAACGTCATTAAATAcattatgaaattaaaaaacaattattcatttacaaataaataaaactaaaagttaattgtaaaaggttttacaatttttaatatgtaTTTTTCCATAGGTTGATTTGAGTATTGGTGTAATGGGTGGGGAATAAcatgttaataaaataaagttaataagTGTTAcatttgtattttaattatttcagaTAATTTACACCTCTATTGGATGTTATGGGtgtaatatttgtttaaatatttggAATCTTAtccatattttatataacgTTAATTGTCATACTCAGacttaattaatattaaaatgtacaTATATAACTGTTTTTTACACCTTTAAAATGGATCGAAACATTGGTGTGTCTAGTGACGAGTTAGTTTCTACTATACTTTTAAATCCTATTTCTATATTCCATAAATTACCTAATTTAAACTAGTTTAATTAACTTTAGTGTTGTGAAATTAATTCTGCAATATCTGAAAGAAAACAACTTAAAGAAAACTCTACTTATGATGCAAGAGGAGACCGGAGTTTCTTTAAACAGTGTTTCAAACTTGGAAGTTTTAATTTCTGACGCACAAATGGGTAGATGGAGTCAAGTTTTAGAGACAATAGACACAATGAAATTATCGCAGgatacattatttaagcTATACGACCAGGTATTTCAATGTTAATTAACCTTCTTTAAGATTGTGAGGGAACTGGTTGATTTGAAGGAAACCAAGCTGGCATTACTTTTAATGGAGAACTGTGCTCCCCTGGTTTCAATGCAAAAAAGTGACCCTGACAACTATAGAAGATTGTTGGAATTGTGCAAGAACAGACCAAGTGATTCAAAGGAAATTTACGCAGGAATATCAACTGACGCATCTCACCACCATCTGACTAAAGAAAGGAAAAGAAACATTGTAGCGGAAGGTTTCAGAAATATTCATTCATTTCCGTTTAGCTCTTTCTAAGGATATAGAACACGTACCACAGTCTAGACTACTTGCCTTGTTGGGAATGGCGCTGAAATGGCAAAATCATGTAGGAATATTACCCCCTGGAGAGAAATTCGACGTCTTTAAAAACATTTCTAAAATGTCAGACGAAGCACCCGAATATGTTAAAAACATTAGTAAAATCATTAAGGTACGAGATTATCTCATAATAATGTTGTAGTTTGCCGAGAATTCACATCCTGAGTGTGTAGTTTTTACTCCAAACGGTCAATACTTGATTTCTGGGTAAGTTATTTGAGCAATAAAAGCTGTAGTTCCTCGGATGGATTTATCGAAGTTTGGAACTGGAGTTTGGGAGTTTTGGATACTGAATTGTCATACCAGGCAAATGTAACTTATTATTGCTTTATTTACCATTTAGGACCATTTCATGTTACATGAAACCTTAATAACATGTTTGGCAGTTAGTAGAGACTCAGAAGTTCTTGCAAGTGGTGACCAGAAGGGTAATATAAAGGTATTTGTTTCAAGTTTAATGTGATGCAGATATGGAAAATTGATACTGGCGAATGCCTAAAAACCATGAATAATTCACACAAAGGAGGTTAGTTAATGAACATCTAAACCCTTTTAGCCGTAACATGCGCCACATTCAGTAGGGATTCATCCTGTCTTTTGACTGGGTCTTTCGACTCACTTGCAAGGTTCTATTTCACTATTTTATCACGAATCTGTAGGATTCATGGGCTAAAGTCGGGAAAGCCACTGAAGGAGTTTAGAGGCCATACATCCATAGTAAACACAGTGGTTTATTCaagtaaattaatgaacaaaatttgataatttagtgGATGGAACTAGAGTTATCACAGGCTCGAGCGACGGATTTGTGAAGGTCTGGGATACAAGGACCTGTGAATGCCTAAAATCATTTGCAGCCTTCATACAGCGCGAAAACGATGACAGAGACGGCCCTTTGATATCAAAATCAGTCAACACAATACTAAATTTAAGCACAGCGGTAATTtgagaaatttaaaaaacattttaGGGTCAAAGTGAAATGTTCCTGGTGTGCTCAAAATCGCCAGTTCTGAAGCTTTTTAACATGAACGGAAGTTGTTCAAGGGAATTTACACACGAAGATATCGAAAACGTTTGCTTCCTGGATGTTTCAGGTACCCATCACggttattttatttgtttagtGTCGAAGAAATTTGAATGGCTTTACGCTCTGGGAGATGATGATCAGGTTTATTGCTTCAACTTCAAATCAGGAAGTTTAGATAATGTTCTCAAGGTACCTTAAAGTTAGATAGCATTTGGTAGGTCCACGACAAGGAGGCTATTGGTCTTGTACATCACCCATATAACTCATTACTGGCATCTTGGGGACTAGATCGcacaattaaaatattatgtccctaaatttaatgttttttaaGTAATTATTTTGACACAGGATTCCCTGATGTCGTGCTCGCcttatacacattttgtaatttttataatttagaatTAAAAAACCTATTTTTCGTTATACATTAGTCTTcttttgtatttttaacatattcttaattttttagctGTTTTAACCACTATAATACCAAAAATTTTGcttttaatttaacttttaatCCAACAAATATGAACTAACAGTTATGAATCGCAGTAAACATCATGATGCAACAATTCCTATCACAGAAAAGCCAAAACACCAAAAAACTTAACACGAAAAAAGAATGTGTCAACTTCATTCTACACTTCTTAGCGTGGAAGGGCTATAACGCCTGCTCAGTCAATGATTTGCTGAGATCTCCACCGCTAAAGGTTCTCTTGGACATTTGGAACTTTCTTTTCAGGtatttaattaacaaatattaattattctaaGGCTTGTCGACTCTAATGTGAGAATAACGAAGGAGAACATGGCAGTCGAGGttccaaaattttacaatgaTTTCGGATACCCACATATAATGACAACATCGCACCTAAAAACTCCAACAGCTGAGCGTCAGTGGGAGTCAAACTTAATGGCACTCTCATGGCTATGTAAATTACTATTGTACGAACACGAGGTTTGTAAACTGCTGGGTAAGaattttatagaattttCACAAGGATTTTGAAAAGAAAACCACCATGACGCACACAGATGAGTACATGTTCAACGAGGCATCAAAGATGAATATTAAGAACCCTCTAACGTACAAAACAGTGACGGAATGGGCAACAGCACATTTACAATTGTACATTAACGTGGTTGAGAAGAGAAAATCAATTCCGAACGACTTTGAGGAGGAGTTAAACAGTGTTTTATCGAGGCTCGATTCATCAGTTAACTCGAAAATGAAACAGCTAAACCACCTACGCTCAGTTTCAGAGGAACTCCAGAAAGAAAATCAAGAATTCGGTAAGGCTCACTCTAATGTAATGTCTCAGATGATCTGAAGGAAAGAGtaaatacaattaaaatagAGATACAAACAATAGATGAACTCACAAATAAAGTTAAGGATTACTGCAAAAGACTGGTAATTTACAATtctttaacaattttaaactttttagAAAAACGAACTTGAGTTCAGAGAATCAATTCTGGCTCAGGAAACCAACAGTTTGCTTCAAATGGAAAACAGTAACAAGGAgtttaatgataaaatgaaCTTAACAATAGTTGGTTCGACTCtttataaaacaatttagAATGGAAAAAACATAAAGGAAATTAATCAAGATATAAGCGAGCTAAAGTTGAAGCTGAATAATTGTTCAAAGGTTTGGTAAA harbors:
- the RpS16 gene encoding Ribosomal protein S9/S16; protein product: MVSTSSKNQKVQTFGRKKRAVCVALCTSGTGVVRVNGRPLDLLEPVTLRTKALESLYIVGKKRLSKLDLRLRVRGGGFTSQVYAIRQAMSKAVVAYYQKYVDEASKKKLVDELVSYDRSLLIADSRRCEPKKFGGPGARARYQKSYR
- the ATPC gene encoding ATP synthase F1 subunit gamma; the protein is MSYFSKGLSTFRPISNTCFSYNKLGLNDLNCIQTRNFGSGDIQAVAARIKSVKSIQKITKAMKMVAASKLRADQRRLEIGRPFSQPSQDVLNLLPISTTETGHKDTALVIMASDKGLCGGINSSVAKATRNLLQNVDSQSSAYSLYIIGEKARSALQRNYQKMFKNVFTELTKTPFNYAKAAYIAELLRNGNHDNIKIIYNHFKSVISYETKVLDVLTWKQYSLMNKRELNVFETEPDIGKFYPDFYEFYLTSCIYGCMLDSLASEQSARMSAMDNASSNATDMLSKLTLKYNRARQSKITLELIEIISGANAL
- the RPL13 gene encoding Ribosomal protein L13e — protein: MVKHNNMLSDVHRVKCSHRFVKPVLNQAGKKKRRRLARQRKAAASGLTPTGYLRPLVHMPSRRYNYKLRFGRGFTLQELKVAGLGKKVARSVGVAVDHRRTNKCAESLNLNVNRLKTYLSKLVLFPRKKHAKKGFAGLPSDTPREKLRTLALTKQSVKKVMPVVQEFVKEPPREVTEKDTSVNVYHKLRVARKAAKAKKAATTET
- the SMU1 gene encoding WD domain G-beta repeat protein, which produces MDRNIGVSSDDVVKLILQYLKENNLKKTLLMMQEETGVSLNSVSNLEVLISDAQMGRWSQVLETIDTMKLSQDTLFKLYDQIVRELVDLKETKLALLLMENCAPLVSMQKSDPDNYRRLLELCKNRPSDSKEIYAGISTDASHHHLTKERKRNIVAEALSKDIEHVPQSRLLALLGMALKWQNHVGILPPGEKFDVFKNISKMSDEAPEYVKNISKIIKFAENSHPECVVFTPNGQYLISGSSDGFIEVWNWSLGVLDTELSYQANDHFMLHETLITCLAVSRDSEVLASGDQKGNIKIWKIDTGECLKTMNNSHKGAVTCATFSRDSSCLLTGSFDSLARIHGLKSGKPLKEFRGHTSIVNTVVYSMDGTRVITGSSDGFVKVWDTRTCECLKSFAAFIQRENDDRDGPLISKSVNTILNLSTAGQSEMFLVCSKSPVLKLFNMNGSCSREFTHEDIENVCFLDVSVSKKFEWLYALGDDDQVYCFNFKSGSLDNVLKVHDKEAIGLVHHPYNSLLASWGLDRTIKILCP
- a CDS encoding HEC/Ndc80p family protein; translation: MMQQFLSQKSQNTKKLNTKKECVNFILHFLAWKGYNACSVNDLLRSPPLKVLLDIWNFLFRLVDSNVRITKENMAVEVPKFYNDFGYPHIMTTSHLKTPTAERQWESNLMALSWLCKLLLYEHENFHKDFEKKTTMTHTDEYMFNEASKMNIKNPLTYKTVTEWATAHLQLYINVVEKRKSIPNDFEEELNSVLSRLDSSVNSKMKQLNHLRSVSEELQKENQEFDDLKERVNTIKIEIQTIDELTNKVKDYCKRLKNELEFRESILAQETNSLLQMENSNKEFNDKMNLTINGKNIKEINQDISELKLKLNNCSKKMRELENDRLSLSSEITAKRHQLSKCLTTATKNYNLIVKSLSVAGIDAENWNEFDKLIKKVDPHSLEDSKSFPDECLKLATDIVVNETLTLKHDSELSLQGGSLSDLKKTLKSLEQEIEDLRTMESEFSNSTAFNKEKSHLISENEYLVSMIKSNAKDQMELTKREMENTKNDLDLANKRLVEARSQANSSLQKYIKGLRDVVEQIENYKMKNCNAIRELIDFQRKSAEEVLETK